In Scyliorhinus torazame isolate Kashiwa2021f chromosome 18, sScyTor2.1, whole genome shotgun sequence, the following are encoded in one genomic region:
- the abhd8a gene encoding protein ABHD8 — protein MRSNMLTSITDGIMCCITGRTLNVVGAIDSVESSNGYDYVEVKPGRVLRVKHIVPSRTPAEEEKPVEEEGEDEEPSGKGVVHCKRKISVYRNGQVVIENLGDVIRSEILHCQNGNTDPSSRVEIELSDANATSSQDNSTNTCANGGAVPEQGTAKRRKRKPKKTVMIDCKKRITSCKGTHSDVALFFIHGVGGSLDIWKEQLDFFGKLGYEVVAPDLAGHGSSTAPKIGAAYTFYALAEDMRAIFKRYGKKRNILIGHSYGVSFCTFLAHEYPDQVHKVVMINGGGPTALEPSLCSIFNLPTCVLHCLSPCLVWSFLKAAFARQGAKEKQLLKEGNAFRVTSFVLRAMMSGQYWPEGDEVYHAELTVPVLLVHGMHDKFVPVDEDQRMAEILLIAFLKVIDEGSHMVMLECPETVNTLLHEFLLWEPEVAASEKVEAKQTTENNKCCQTCRVQHFLSLFQRKLMWSIDNRRHGGPNAHKLLCNSIHKVLLPNSTTAEWILPDGHAHGRCCQTC, from the exons GTCCAACATGTTGACGAGCATAACGGATGGGATCATGTGCTGCATCACCGGCAGGACTCTGAATGTGGTGGGAGCCATTGACAGCGTGGAGTCCAGCAACGGCTACGATTACGTCGAGGTGAAGCCCGGCCGGGTGCTGCGAGTCAAACACATTGTGCCGAGCCGAACACCGGCAGAGGAGGAGAAaccggtggaggaggagggggaggatgaggagccaTCCGGCAAAGGCGTGGTGCACTGCAAGCGCAAGATCTCGGTCTATCGCAACGGACAGGTGGTGATCGAGAACCTCGGTGATGTCATTCGCTCCGAGATCCTACACTGCCAGAACGGTAACACCGACCCCAGCAGCAGGGTGGAGATTGAGCTCTCCGATGCcaacgccacctcgtcccaggacaACAGCACCAACACCTGTGCCAACGGCGGTGCTGTCCCAGAGCAGGGCACGGCTAAGCGGCGCAAACGCAAACCGAAAAAGACGGTGATGATCGACTGCAAGAAGCGAATCACCAGCTGCAAGGGCACCCACTCTGACGTGGCACTCTTTTTCATCCATGGCGTGGGGGGCTCGCTAGACATTTGGAAAGAGCAGCTGGACTTCTTCGGCAAGCTGGGTTACGAGGTGGTGGCCCCGGATCTTGCTGGGCACGGCTCCAGCACTGCGCCAAAGATTGGCGCCGCTTACACTTTCTACGCACTAGCGGAGGACATGAGAGCCATCTTCAAACGCTATGGGAAGAAACGTAATATCCTGATTGGACACTCTTATGG GGTTTCGTTTTGCACCTTTCTGGCTCACGAGTACCCCGATCAAGTACACAAGGTGGTGATGATAAACGGGGGAGGCCCAACTGCACTGGAACCCAGTTTGTGCTCCATCTTCAACCTGCCCACCTGTGTCCTACACTGCCTCTCACCATGTCTCGTCTGGAGCTTCCTCAA AGCGGCATTTGCACGGCAGGGAGCAAAAGAGAAGCAATTGTTAAAGGAGGGGAATGCGTTCAGGGTGACGTCCTTTGTGCTACGGGCAATGATGAGTGGGCAGTACTGGCCTGAAGGTGATGAGGTGTACCATGCTGAACTGACGGTGCCTGTCCTGTTGGTGCATGGAATGCATGACAAGTTTGTCCCTGTGGATGAAGATCAACGCATGGCGGAG ATCTTGCTGATTGCGTTCCTGAAAGTCATCGATGAGGGGAGTCACATGGTGATGCTGGAGTGTCCAGAGACGGTGAACACGCTACTGCATGAGTTCCTGCTTTGGGAACCGGAGGTCGCTGCGAGCGAGAAAGTGGAGGCCAAACAGACGACAGAAAACAACAA atgctgccagacctgccgagtccagcattttctgtctttatttcagagaAAGCTCATGTGGAGCATAGACAATAGaagacatggtgggccgaatgcCCATAAATTGTTGTGTAATTCAATACACAAGGTGCTGCTTCCGAATTCAACTACTGCTGAATGGATTCTTCCTGATGGGCATGCACATGGAAG